GCGGACGTCCGCCAGTTCGGCGGCGGAAAGCGGCTCGGCCTTGAAGAGCAACTCCCGGGCCAGCCGGAACTTCCCGCAATCGGCGTAGAAGGCCGACCGGCCCACATCCACCAGCATGTCCCGGCTCGCGCCCATGGCCCGCCCCATGCTCATGGCGAGCGTGGCCATGTTGACGGGGTGGCCGTAGAGGTACGCGTCGTACAGCCTGAGATCCAGGTAGCTTCCCTCGGGCACGCGCTCGATCCTGGCCAGCAGCTCGGAGACCAGGCCCGTCACCGCCTTGTCGAGCACCTGCGGATCGGGCCGGAACCGGCCGTCGGCCCCGCGCTCGCCCTGGGCCGTGCGCTCGAGCAGCCTGACCGCCGCCTTGGCCTTCAGGAAGACGTCGTAGTCGAACGCCAGGCGCGACGCCTCCGCCTGATCCTGCAAGCCGATGCGCACGCAGCGCAGCGCATCGGCCTCGAGGCCCAGGCCCTTGATCTTCCAGATGTGCTGGGCGTTCAGGATGGTGCCGGCGGGCAGCATCGTCTGGGCGGTCTCGGGGTGGACCAGGTCCCGCCCGAGGACGTCGCCCACTTCCAGATCGGCGTTGATGTCCACGAGATGCTTTCATTCTACCGGAAGCGCGCCTTGCCTCCGGCCGGCCGCGGCGGGCGCCGAGATCCCGGAAGTTCGAGCGCTAGCGCCGGCGCGGAAGGGCCTGTTCGCCGGATCGGGCGATCGGCGGTACAATGCTGTTTCAGCCAAGGGGGTGATCGAAGATGATGTCCCAACTGGAGCAGCAACCCGGCGTCCGCAACTTCGTCCACCGCGCGGAACGGCACGTGCCGCGAGACGCGATGATTCTCGAGACCGAGATCTCGTTCGAGGACGGCACCTCACTGCACGGCCGCCTGGGCGACATCTCGGCCTCCGGCCTGGCCTGCATCGTCAAGGGGAGCGACCCCGTGCCGCCGCCCGAGACGCGCGCCACGCGCATCCGCATCGCCCACGACCAGGGCGTGCGCGCCTGGGCGTCCGGCGTGCTCACGCGCAGCGAGCCCATCTGGATCGCCTCCGAAGCCATCGGCACCACGCTCGTGGCCGTCGCCTTCGACACGCCGCAGGCGGCCCTGGTCGAGAGCCTCCTCGACCATCTGGCTCCAAGCCCCTACGTCACCGACGCCCTGCTGTAGCTTCCGGGACGCTAGCCCTCCGGCTGGGTAAGCGCCCCCGACGGGCAAACCACGGCGCAGTCGCCGCAATGGTCGCACTTGTCGCGGATGATCCGGTCGTCGCCGTCGAAAGTCACGGCCCCGATGGGACAGACGATGCGGCACTGGTTGCACAGGATGCAAAGATCCGCGTCGAACGCCACTTCTGGCTTGAGCAGATCCACATGCACGCTATGAGGGCCCTCCCGGCTACTCCGTAGTATTCCCTGATCAGGCGCCGGCTAACCGGGCGGAGCAGCCGGTTCCAGGGCGCCGCGGCGCGGGTTGTAGACCACCGCCAGCTCGGGGGGTCGCTGCTCGCCCGCCCGCGGCCGCAACTGCCTCGGCTGCGGCCGGTGCACGGTCAGCGTGAGGGGCCCGCCCGGAACCGCCGGCTCGGAGAGCACCAGTCGCACCGGTTCGGGCAGATCGCCGGCCCACACGAACGTCTCGGCGCCGCCAAGGTCGGCCGGCAGCACCGCGAAGACCGGCAGGCCCTGCTGGAAGGCAAACCGCGCCAGTTCCACCGCTCCCTCGAACACCTCGGGCGCCACGGATCCGGCGGGCGCGGGTTCGGGCGCCCTGGCCTTCGGCCCCCACGCCGGCCGATCGGGCGCGGCGAGGGACCGGGCGCCGCCCGTCACCACCGCCAGCAGGTCGGAAACCGCCAGCAGGCCGCGGCGCACCTGCCGCCGCGCCAGCGCTCCCTGGAGCCGGGCGCGCAGCCGGCCGATGGTCTCTTGCGGATCGCATTCGACGATCGCCAGATTCTCGCGAATCGGCCGGAAGGCGTCCGCCACCGCCCGCGCCCGCGCCAGATCGCCCGGCGCCCGATTCCCCGCCAGGCGCCCGAGAGCCAGCAGCGTCAGGTCCCGGGCCGCCTGCCCGTGCGCCGCGTACACGACGGGGAACTCGCGGGCCACCTCGCAGGCGACCTGGTGCGCCAGCGCCTTGGCCGGTTCGGTCGGCCCGCTGACGGCGTAGAGGCGCGCTTCCAGGCCGTCGAGCACCGAATCCAGCGGCTCGAGTCCCGTCAGCAGCCTGATCGCGATCTCGGGCGTGCCGCGCCTGGCGCGCTGCCGCCGCTCCTCGCGCCGCTTGATCAGCACCTCGAACGGGTCGGCCGGTTGCCCCCGGAAGTCGGTCGCGTCTCCCGAGAGCCGCAGCAGGGCGTCCGGATCCGGCGCGGGAATCTCGGTTTGCTTGAGGACCAGTTCGCGCTTGCTCCAGCGCGGGTCGGCATCCTCGATGCCGAGCTTGTCCTTGTCCTCCTGGAGCGGCTGTTCGCGCAGCGACCGGCGCGCGTTGAGCTGATCGAGTTGCTCGCGCTGCGGCTTGGGCGGCGGGGCCTTGTTGCCCTCCACCTGCCTCAAAGATCCTGGATCGGGCAGCACTACGGGGTCTTATACCCCCCGGACGTCAGGAGCGCTTGTTTTTCAGGTCGTCGAAGCTCAGGCCCTGCGCGGCCAGGCCGGACTGCACGAAGCGCACCAGGGCGTCGCGATGCTTGCCCAGGTTGACCTTGCGGCCCAGGTTGCGCGCCAGGGTCTTGTCGATCAGGTCGCCAAGATCCTTCGACTCGCGGATGAGCGCCGCCGCCGAGGGCGTGGCGGCCTTGACCGCCTCGGACAGGTCGCCCGCCAGTTCGGCCAGGCGGCCGGTCGCGTTGCTGAAATTGGCGGTGTCGCCGGCGCGCTTGGCGCCGCCGGACTCCGGCTTGGCGCCGTTGGAGGCGCCGTCGGGGCGCTGGGGCTTGGGCCAGAATCCGCCCAGTCCGCCGTTACGGTTGACGGTAGTCATAAGGCTCCCGTTGTCTCTCCTGAAACCACCACGCGGCCGAAAGTTCACAGAGTGCCGCTGAGGGTATATCGCGACCGGGAACTTTCCGCTTGCGAAATTAAGCAAAGATTAAAAAAGTACTTTACAACTATTTAATATTCCAAACACGGATTTGTCAAACCGCTCGAGGCCTCACCACGCGGCTTCCCGGGCCTCGTCCACCACCTCGTGCCACCGGCCGGTCCGGAGGTTGAGCGCGCTGAGGTTCGGTACCTCCTGCACCGCGCCGCGGACCACGTTGGTCTCGAAGAGGATCTCGTCGCCCAGGGGGCTGTAGAGGGGCCGACGCGCCCACCCGCCGGGCGGCACCAGCGTGAGCCGGCGCGGCCGCGGGGCTTCGAGGGCCATCTCGTAGAGGTTGTAGTCGCCCTCCCGGTTGCTGGAGAAGGCCACGCGCTTGCCGTCGGGGCTCCAGGCGGGCTCGCGGGCGTTGTAGCTGGCCAGCAGGATGCGGTTGGCGCCGCCGTCGTGGCCGGACGACCAGAGTTCCCAGGTCCGCCCCGGGATCAGCCGCGCCCAGGCCAGGAAGCGCCCGTCGCGCGACCAGGCCGGATCGCGCTCTTCCTGCCCGCCCACCAGATCGCGATGGGCGCCCGAGAATACATCCATGGCGCGCAATTCGCTGAATTGCCCCTTGGGCGTCCGGGCGGCGTAGGCGAAGACCAGCACGCGGCCTTCGGGGTTCCAGCGCAGTTGCGACGTGCTGTCGGGCACGTCCCCCACGAAGCGCCCGGGCGAGCCGTCGGCGTAGCGCGTGGCCACCTGCGCCCGGCCGGGGATGCGCTGGATGAACGCGAACTGGGTGCGATCGGCGTTCCAGGTCGGGCTCGCGTGGACGCCGGGCAGGTCGGCCGTCAGATCCGACACCGCCAGGCCGGCCGGATCGGTGCGGAAGACGTGGCCGCCGCGCTCGAAAAGGATGGTATCGTCCGGCAGGGCGGCGCCGGGGGCGACCATGAACAGGTCGAGATCGCGCTCCTCGCCCGGCGCCAGGCGCAGCGACCGCCGGAGCGGCGCCTTGCCGGCGGCCGCGAGCTCCAGCGTCACCTTCTCGCCGAGGCGCGTGATGGCGAAGCGGCCGGCAGCGTCGGTGGTCGTGATCTCGCGGGACTGCTGCGCGTCCACCAGGCGCACGGCGGCGCCTGCCACCGGCTGGCCGGTGGCGAAGTCCTTGACCTCGGCCTGCAGGGTGGCGGTCGGCGCCGCCTGGCGCAGGGCGCACGCCGAGGTCGCCAGGGCGAGCCCGATCAGCCAGACGACCGCACGCATCGCCCGGAGATGGTACCCGATCCCCGGCCGGCGTGCGCTGCGCGCCGTCACGTCCGGGGATCGGCCGCCCTGGGCGTGTGGGCCGGCAGCAGCCGCACGGGCGGCCCGCCCGGGACTTCCAGCTTGAACCACCGCGTGAGCTTCCAGTTCACGACGTCCACGATCCCCACGTGGCGGCCGCTGAGCACGGCGAGTGTGCGATCGTCGGCCCAAACGACCGAGGCCAGCGGACCAGGCATTGCCAGTTCGCGCCGCACTTCGCGGCTTTCGGGATCCACGTCCGAGAGGCGCCCCTTCCCGCCCTGACCGGCCTCGGAGATGTACAGGTGGCGCCCCGCGGGTCCGGCCACCATGGCCGTGGGCTTGTAGCGCAGCCGCAGCGACCGCGGCGTGGCGGCCTGCCAGTGCGGGTGCCGGTCGAGCGGTTCGTAGGTCACCGCCCCGTCCTTGAGCGTGAAGACGCCCCTGGGGAGGTAGAGGGTCCTGGCGGTCGAGAACTGGAAGGGGATGGCATCGGGCCGGTCGAAGCCCACAACCAGCTTCCAGCCCTGGATCGTCAGCTCCGCAAGCGGCGTCTTGCCGTAGCCCAGGAGGACCTTGCCGGCGACCTCGGCCATCCCGAGGTCGTATGCGGCCAGTTCGGGCGACCGGAAGACCTGGAACGCCTGGTACTGGTGGGGGGAGAACGGCTTGAGATCCACCAGGCAAAGCGCCGACGCGCCCGGTACGTGCGCGACCAGCACCTGCTCGGACGCCACCACGTGCGTCGTCTCGGCCCGGCCCGGCAGGGGAATGGCGCCCCAGGTGTCCGGGTGCGCGGAGTCCACCACCGCCAGCTTGTCGGGCAATGCCACGATGAGCGGCTTGAACGCCATCGCCCCGGCCGGCGGCCCCCAGGAAGCCAGGCTCGCCGCCGCCGCGAGCGCCAGGGCCGTCGCCAGGCCCCGGGCGGATCGCCGCGGCCACGCCGCGAAGCCTCCGCCCGGCGGATCGGCCTTCTCGAAGCGGTTGTGGGGCCAG
This genomic stretch from Candidatus Tanganyikabacteria bacterium harbors:
- a CDS encoding 4Fe-4S binding protein — its product is MHVDLLKPEVAFDADLCILCNQCRIVCPIGAVTFDGDDRIIRDKCDHCGDCAVVCPSGALTQPEG
- a CDS encoding PD40 domain-containing protein yields the protein MRAVVWLIGLALATSACALRQAAPTATLQAEVKDFATGQPVAGAAVRLVDAQQSREITTTDAAGRFAITRLGEKVTLELAAAGKAPLRRSLRLAPGEERDLDLFMVAPGAALPDDTILFERGGHVFRTDPAGLAVSDLTADLPGVHASPTWNADRTQFAFIQRIPGRAQVATRYADGSPGRFVGDVPDSTSQLRWNPEGRVLVFAYAARTPKGQFSELRAMDVFSGAHRDLVGGQEERDPAWSRDGRFLAWARLIPGRTWELWSSGHDGGANRILLASYNAREPAWSPDGKRVAFSSNREGDYNLYEMALEAPRPRRLTLVPPGGWARRPLYSPLGDEILFETNVVRGAVQEVPNLSALNLRTGRWHEVVDEAREAAW
- a CDS encoding lysophospholipid acyltransferase family protein, whose amino-acid sequence is MTLSTGLLYGLMQALAGLARALPRRVALALAAGFAYLVWRLYRLSPVRDFVPGNLATAFPEWSDRRILATGGRALANLTRAIVEIMRFPRFHRDFERIVRCEGEDHLERALAAGKGAVLVSAHLGNWEIMGAAAARRFRPVAGLVQNPSKDAFGRLFVEYREKVGVATYSNAGPQALRPILRALRRGEIVVLLCDQHGEAEEGIATFFGRRVAVPLGPFVLARRTGAAIVPAYCVREGAGHVLRFEATLPVEADPDRNAQALMSRYEAWIREYPDQWLWPHNRFEKADPPGGGFAAWPRRSARGLATALALAAAASLASWGPPAGAMAFKPLIVALPDKLAVVDSAHPDTWGAIPLPGRAETTHVVASEQVLVAHVPGASALCLVDLKPFSPHQYQAFQVFRSPELAAYDLGMAEVAGKVLLGYGKTPLAELTIQGWKLVVGFDRPDAIPFQFSTARTLYLPRGVFTLKDGAVTYEPLDRHPHWQAATPRSLRLRYKPTAMVAGPAGRHLYISEAGQGGKGRLSDVDPESREVRRELAMPGPLASVVWADDRTLAVLSGRHVGIVDVVNWKLTRWFKLEVPGGPPVRLLPAHTPRAADPRT